Below is a window of Pyrobaculum aerophilum str. IM2 DNA.
TAAGAGAAGAGGAAATAGCGCTTTACGCGTACTACCACGGACTGCCCCTAATGGAATTAGAATGTCCCTATGTGACCACGAATCCTAGATATAATCTAAAATTCACGCTGGCTGAAATGGAGAGAGACATGCCGACTGTAAAATACAACCTCGTCTCCTTCGGCGAGAAATTGGCGAGTTTGTTGCAGTCGCGCGCCCCGCCGCAGATGAAGAGGTGTAAATACTGCGGCTCAGTTTCGGCCAGAGATATATGCCGCGTGTGCGAGCTGTTTGAAAAAGCCGGCCTATTAGACTTATATCTCCAAAAACTACTTAGTTAAATCTCAAGCGATATACAGATCCCCTCGTCGTTTAACTTAGCCTGAACCCCCAGCTCCCTAGTAAAGACCTCGACGTATCTCCGGGCGAGAGGGTGCGCGAGGTTGCAAATACGGGCTGAGAGCCTCCCGCCTTTAATCTCCGTGCTCTCCACTTGGAAGAGGCCTCTTAACTGGGCTATGTACATCGCCTCCTCCAGCGCCACGGGATCTACGGCGGGAACGAGATCCTTTACAGTCTTTGCGTCTCTCTTGGCCAACTCCTCCGCGAGTTTAGCGGGCTCTTGGAGATAAGGGATGAGATCCCTCTCCACTGAGACGCTGGCCTTGCCGTTAATAACGTGCACTACCCACCTGGGCACGAAAATTGAGGCATTAGACACTCTGTACTTTACTTTCTTAACAAATGCAAACATTTGCAGTTGTTTAACGATTTCCCCAACCTGCTCCTCAGAGGTCACTGTGAGATCTACAATAAAATGCAACTTCTGCCTCTCTGAATCAATTGCAATGTTAATAATATTTACGTCATGTTCAGCAAATATATTAGAAAGAGTGGCAAGTATGCCAGGCTGGTCGAAGTTCAACTCGACTAGAAACTCGCCTAGCCGTGTACCCGTGCCGTTAGCAATTAAATAGATTTCACGATTTAGCATTGTGGGGGAACATCCAGCATATTTAAATCTTTACTCTTAACTAGGCTTGTCTGTTAAGCTCACGACACAACTTTAAAATTCTATTATGTTTGGCTCTGTGGCGCATAGACTTCCAACCCGTTGGGACATAAAATGGGAAGAGGAGTTGTTAAAACTCTGGGAGAAAGAGGGGAGGTTTAAGACTAAAATCAGCGGCTCCCGGCCGGTTTTTGTCATTGACACTCCTCCGCCCTACCTCTCAAGCAACAGGCCGCATATAGGCCAAACCGCCTCCTACGCTCATTTCGACATGATAGCCAGGTTTTTGAGAATGCGGGGAGTTGACGTAATATTCCCGTTTTACCTTGACAGAAACGGCTTGCCAATTGAGGTGCAGGTGGAGAAGAAATACGGCGTTGTTGCACACGAGATCCCCAGGGAGAAATTCATTAAAATGTGTAAAGAGGAGCTTGACAGCTACGAGGGAGAGTTCGTCTCTTCGCTCAGGCGCTGGGGGCTCTCATTTGACTACTGGCCTAACGGCACGGACAGCCCCGAATATAGGCGGATGACCCAGAAGACGTTTATAGAGCTCTGGCACAAGGGTTTAGTATACGAGGCGGAGAGGCCCACTCCTTGGTGCCCCCGGTGCCGTACTGCGCTGGCAGAGCCAGAGATTGAATACAGAGAGGAGGAGACGTATCTGAATTACATAAAATTTAAAGTTAAAGAGACAGGGGAAGACATAATTATAGCAACTACGAGGCCTGAGCTACTGCCGGCTACTGTCGCCGTGATATTCCACCCAGATGACAGCAGATATACGAGGCTTAACGGAATGCACGCAGTGGTTCCGCCAGAGGGGCAGGTAGTGCCTATACTGCCCCACAAAGCCGCCAATCCCAATTTCGGCTCGGGGCTTGTGATGATTTCCACATTTGGCGACACCAGAGACTTAATGATTGTAAACGAGCTGAAGCTCCCCATAAGGATAATTATTGACGAGGGTGGCAGAATTAAGACGGGCAAATACGCCGGCGTGTCAATACGAGAGGCCAGGGCAAAGATAATTGAGGATTTAAAAAACGCGGGGCTTTTAGTAAAACAGGAGAGGCTCGTCCACAACGTGCCGGTCTGTTGGAGGTGCAAAACCCCCCTTGAGATTATCGTGACGAGGGAGCTGTTTATTAAACAAATTGAGTTTAAAGAAAAGCTTATAGAATTAGCCGGCAAGATGGAGTTCAAACCGCCTGAGTACCGCCAAGTCTTAATAGACTGGATTAAATCGCTTGAGCTGGACTGGCCTGTTTCCAGGCGCCGTTATTACGCCACGGAGATACCAATTTGGTGGTGCGCGAAGCCTAACGGGGAGAGAGTGCCGTTGTTGCCCAAAGGGGGCGAGTATTACGTGCCTTGGAGAGACGAGCCGCCCCCGGAGGTAAAAGAGGCTTGTAAAGACGGGAGACTGGAGGGCGATACCAGAGTGTTCGACACGTGGTTTGATTCGTCTATTTCGTGGATGTACGCATCGGGCGTCACAAAGGATTTTAACGCCTTTTCTAAGGTGTACCCCCACTCCATAATGAGGCCTCAGGGTTACGACATTATAAGGACTTGGCTGTACTACTCCCTCTTAAGGGCGTATTTGCTATACGGCGACGTGCCCTTCCGTTACGTGAGAATTAACGGAATGGGCTTAGACGAAAAGGGAGAGGCCATGCATAAATCAAAGGGCAATGTAATAGACCTCTTGGCGCCAGTGGAAAAATACGGAGCCGACCCAGTCCGCTTCTGGGCCGCGGCGGCTGGGAGGCTGGGCACAGATTACAGATATAATGAAAATGTAATAAGGGAGGGCAAGGAGTTCTTAACAAAGGTGTGGAATATATCCCGGTTTGTTTTGTCATTTCCAGAGCCTCAACAAAAGCCTCAGCTCGCCCCCGTGGATAGAGCATTGCTCGCCAGGCTTTACGACGTGGCTAAGAAAGTCATCACGGCTTACAGCGAGTTCGACGTATACGAACCTGCACACGCGCTTTACAATTTCATATGGCATGAATTTGCAGACCACTATATTGAGCTTGTAAAATCGAGGGCTTATAACAGAGAGGGGGTTTTCACAGAGGAAGAACAGAGGGCTGCGATATGGACGCTGTACACAGCGTGGAGATATAGCTTGAAGCTACTAGCGCCAATAATGCCCTTTGTCACAGATAAAATATGGCGAGAGGCCTACGGCAGATCTATCCACGACGAAATGATAGAAGATCCGCCCGAGGAGTGGAAAGAGGGAGATCAAGCGCTGTTTCATTTAGTTAAGAAAATTAACAGCGCAGTTTGGCGTTATAAAAATAGGAGGGGTATGAGCCTCGCTGACAGGCTAGACGCCGTTCTCTACGTGTCCGAGCTGGCAATGCAAGCGGCCAAAGATCTGAAATACATGCATAAGGTGTCTGACGTAAGGCCAGGTCGCGGCGCCGAGCAAATAGATGACGAGGGGTTGGTGTGGCTGGGCTAGGCTATACCCCTAACTCCCTTTGGTAGCTCTTTGACTGCTGGAACGCCACCCCTCAAGACAGATTCCAGAATTCTAATTGCGTTTCTCCTGGACAACATCTTGTTATTATTGCCACAATAGGGGCTGAACACGCATTTGGGACATCCGTCGGCGCAGTCGCACCCCTTTACGATTTTTAGCGCCACTTCGGCGACTTTTCTGAAATTTTTAAGGAGCAGTCTCGTAGTGCCGTTGCCGCCTATATGCGAGTCATAAATCACCACGACGCCGTCTGGATAGCTTATGCCGCCTAAGTCAGTTTTAGAGGCCCCGATTGCAATTTCCGTGGCCGATATTAACACGTGTTCTGTTGCGTGATAGCCCTTAGCCCTGGCCTCCCAGTCAACGGCGTCGTTTGTGCTGAAGCGTACTAAGGGCATGTAGAAAACGGCGCCTTTCGTCTCGAATTCATATACCAGAGGATCTATTGTGTATTCCCCCAGCGTCTCCTCAGTAGTAAAGCGCTTTAAGGCGTAGCCGTACACCGTTATCCTTATCTTCAGCTTGCCGAATTGATATGGCACGCCTTCTACTAATCCCTCTTCGTACAGCTCGACAATTTCCGGCTCCATATCCTCTAATGCCTGCGTCATTAAATCCTCGGCGTCGACGGGCTCTACAACGGCGACGC
It encodes the following:
- a CDS encoding ACT domain-containing protein codes for the protein MLNREIYLIANGTGTRLGEFLVELNFDQPGILATLSNIFAEHDVNIINIAIDSERQKLHFIVDLTVTSEEQVGEIVKQLQMFAFVKKVKYRVSNASIFVPRWVVHVINGKASVSVERDLIPYLQEPAKLAEELAKRDAKTVKDLVPAVDPVALEEAMYIAQLRGLFQVESTEIKGGRLSARICNLAHPLARRYVEVFTRELGVQAKLNDEGICISLEI
- a CDS encoding valine--tRNA ligase — translated: MAHRLPTRWDIKWEEELLKLWEKEGRFKTKISGSRPVFVIDTPPPYLSSNRPHIGQTASYAHFDMIARFLRMRGVDVIFPFYLDRNGLPIEVQVEKKYGVVAHEIPREKFIKMCKEELDSYEGEFVSSLRRWGLSFDYWPNGTDSPEYRRMTQKTFIELWHKGLVYEAERPTPWCPRCRTALAEPEIEYREEETYLNYIKFKVKETGEDIIIATTRPELLPATVAVIFHPDDSRYTRLNGMHAVVPPEGQVVPILPHKAANPNFGSGLVMISTFGDTRDLMIVNELKLPIRIIIDEGGRIKTGKYAGVSIREARAKIIEDLKNAGLLVKQERLVHNVPVCWRCKTPLEIIVTRELFIKQIEFKEKLIELAGKMEFKPPEYRQVLIDWIKSLELDWPVSRRRYYATEIPIWWCAKPNGERVPLLPKGGEYYVPWRDEPPPEVKEACKDGRLEGDTRVFDTWFDSSISWMYASGVTKDFNAFSKVYPHSIMRPQGYDIIRTWLYYSLLRAYLLYGDVPFRYVRINGMGLDEKGEAMHKSKGNVIDLLAPVEKYGADPVRFWAAAAGRLGTDYRYNENVIREGKEFLTKVWNISRFVLSFPEPQQKPQLAPVDRALLARLYDVAKKVITAYSEFDVYEPAHALYNFIWHEFADHYIELVKSRAYNREGVFTEEEQRAAIWTLYTAWRYSLKLLAPIMPFVTDKIWREAYGRSIHDEMIEDPPEEWKEGDQALFHLVKKINSAVWRYKNRRGMSLADRLDAVLYVSELAMQAAKDLKYMHKVSDVRPGRGAEQIDDEGLVWLG